A region of Haliotis asinina isolate JCU_RB_2024 chromosome 9, JCU_Hal_asi_v2, whole genome shotgun sequence DNA encodes the following proteins:
- the LOC137296494 gene encoding uncharacterized protein: protein MAESRGELAVRQSTLYCRERCTTEHAVRQSTLFDRANCTTEHAVLQSTLHDRARCSTEHAVRQSSLHGRARCTTEHAVRQSTLYNRARCTAEHAVRLSTLYNRARCTTEDAVQQSTLHD, encoded by the exons ATGGCGGAGAGTCGAGGTG agctcgctgtacggcAGAGCACGCTGTACTGCAGAgaacgctgtacgacagagcacgctgttcgacagagcacgctgttcGACAGAGCCAACTGTACGACTGAGCACGCTGTACTGCAGAGCACGCTgcacgacagagcacgctgttcgacagagcacgctgtacgacagagctcgcTGCACggcagagctcgctgtacgactgAGCACGCTGTACGGcagagcacgctgtacaacagagctcgctgtacggctgagcacgctgtacgactgAGCACGCTGTAcaacagagctcgctgtacgacagaggaTGCTGTACAACAGAGCACACTGCACGACTGA
- the LOC137296817 gene encoding gamma-crystallin D-like — MANWCPTPAKVTLYEKECFTGCSLTVTNDMPGLGAFDNRVSSAVVHEGDWALYSEVKYSGKRMILSEGQCYSSLPGLNNTASSINRI, encoded by the exons ATG GCAAACTGGTGCCCCACCCCCGCCAAGGTGACCCTGTACGAGAAGGAATGTTTTACAGGTTGTTCTTTGACAGTCACGAATGACATGCCTGGTTTGGGAGCCTTCGACAACCGTGTGTCCTCCGCCGTTGTCCATGAGGGAGA CTGGGCACTGTACAGTGAGGTCAAATATTCCGGAAAGCGGATGATCCTTTCTGAAGGACAGTGCTACAGCAGCCTCCCTGGCCTGAATAACACCGCTTCATCCATCAACAGAATTTGA